In the Methanoculleus taiwanensis genome, ACCGTCCATCCAGAGAACCGCTCCCGCGGCCTTCCGACCGTGATGGCGCTCACCGTCATCATCGACCCCGGCACCGGCCTACCGAAGGCCGTCATCAATGCAACCGGGCTCACCGCCATGCGTACCGGGGCGGCAGGAGCCGTGGCGGCGAAACACCTCTCGGCGAAGAGATCGGTGACGCTCGGCCTCATCGGAAGCGGCAGGCAGGCCGAGGCGCAGCTCGAAGCGATCGCTGCAGAGCTCGCCGTCGAGGAGGTAAAGGTCTGGACACGGAACGCAGGGCATGCCGAGGCGTTTGCCGGGCGGTATGCCCGGTACCACGCTCGCAGCGTCTCGCTAGAGGAGGCATGCGACTGTGACGTGCTCGTGACCACCACCCCGTCGACCACGCCGGTCGTGCGTTCGGAATGGATCCGGGACGGCACGCATATCAACGCCATCGGTGCGGACGCTCCCGGCAAACAGGAGCTCGACCCCGCTCTTCTCCGGCGGGCGAGCGTCTACGTGGACGACCGGGAGCAGGCCATCCACTCCGGCGAGATCAACGTACCCGTAAGCCAGGGACTCTATACACAGGGAGAGATCGCCGGCACCCTCGGGGAGGTGGTTCTCGGAGAGAAGCGGCGGGAGTCGCCTGAAGAGATTACCATCTTCGACTCGACGGGGCTTGCCATTCAGGACCTTGCCGTCGCCAGTATCGCCATGCAGAAGATGGCGAGCGTGACGCTGCCGTTCCCGTGACCGAACGCGGGTGCTGCTCTGGAAAAAGGGATAGAAGAAGAGCCTACTCTTTCTCGGGCGGTTGTGCGAAGGCCTTCCAGACCTGTTCGCGGTAGACAGGGCCGCTATTGTAGCTGCAGAACGGAATAAGGCGGCCGTCCGGTGTCGCATAGTGGATGCAGCAGCGCCGGACACGCTGGAGATCGTAGTTGAAGTTGTCCATGAAATGCATCGTGCCGATGAAGAGAGCATTCCAGTGGAACTCCCGCAGCGCTTCGAAGTTATGCAGTACAAGCGCCTTTGCGATCAGCTTCCAGAACTCCGTGGTGTTGCCGCTCTCGGCCTTCTTCACGGAGACGTGCAAGTCCCGCACGCCTTCGACAAGAGTCACGTACTTATTGATCGATCCGCCTTTCCGGAGTTTCGTCTCCATCTTCTTGATCGAATCGAAGAAAGTATCGACGTCGAGCATTCTGTTTACCGGAACCATGCCGTCATCGGTGACAAAGACGTACGTCGCAGCTCCGCAGTGCTGATGCGCCGTGAAGACGAGCTGCGGTTTACCGGTATAGGCTTCTACGAGCTCCGATACCGGGACGACGCAGGGTACCGGGTAGAAGTAGTCTTTCTTGATGATGCCGCCGGTCTGCTCGTCGATGCAGTCGGCGAGATCCGGTATGGTGATCCGCTCTTTTGCGACGTCGTCGTCGCTGGCGGCTCCGGTGAACGCCACCGGCTGGAAGTTCACGCCGCGGACGACGTTGATCCGTTCCGCCGCGTACCGGATGATATCGCCAAGCTCGTGATCGTTTCTGCCCCGGATAACCGTCGGCACCAGCACGACACCCAGACCGACTTCTGCACAGTTACGGAGCGCTTTCTCACTGGTCGGGAGGATAGGATTCGTCTTTCTGGAGACCCCGTCAAAATGGAGATATACCGTGCTGAGGCCGGCATCCTTCAGCTCCTGGACATAGTGCACGTCCTTTGCGAGGTTCAATCCGTTCGTCGCGATCTGCACCTGCTGGAACCCAAGTTCCTTGGCCTTTCTGACGATCTCCGGCAGATCGTCACGCATAGTCGGCTCTCCGCCAGAAAACTGGACAGCGGGAGCCGGCACAGGCTTTTCTCCACGCAGGAGCCG is a window encoding:
- the tes gene encoding tetraether lipid synthase Tes, with amino-acid sequence MIIKKTKSLCPTCRMVLDADVVEEDGKIWLVRTCPEHGTYRGLYWSDSAMFRRFEEYEVVGNGVSNPQVSASENECPTACGLCNNHSSTTLLANIDLTNRCNLNCDFCFANARACGFIYEPTFEQIVDMMRLLRGEKPVPAPAVQFSGGEPTMRDDLPEIVRKAKELGFQQVQIATNGLNLAKDVHYVQELKDAGLSTVYLHFDGVSRKTNPILPTSEKALRNCAEVGLGVVLVPTVIRGRNDHELGDIIRYAAERINVVRGVNFQPVAFTGAASDDDVAKERITIPDLADCIDEQTGGIIKKDYFYPVPCVVPVSELVEAYTGKPQLVFTAHQHCGAATYVFVTDDGMVPVNRMLDVDTFFDSIKKMETKLRKGGSINKYVTLVEGVRDLHVSVKKAESGNTTEFWKLIAKALVLHNFEALREFHWNALFIGTMHFMDNFNYDLQRVRRCCIHYATPDGRLIPFCSYNSGPVYREQVWKAFAQPPEKE
- a CDS encoding ornithine cyclodeaminase family protein; protein product: MRYYSGGEEQIRYADVNRAVEAAFAEAGRGNVRMPPKVYVDFDSGDLRTMPAYLPALGIAGVKLVTVHPENRSRGLPTVMALTVIIDPGTGLPKAVINATGLTAMRTGAAGAVAAKHLSAKRSVTLGLIGSGRQAEAQLEAIAAELAVEEVKVWTRNAGHAEAFAGRYARYHARSVSLEEACDCDVLVTTTPSTTPVVRSEWIRDGTHINAIGADAPGKQELDPALLRRASVYVDDREQAIHSGEINVPVSQGLYTQGEIAGTLGEVVLGEKRRESPEEITIFDSTGLAIQDLAVASIAMQKMASVTLPFP